The following is a genomic window from Butyricimonas faecihominis.
TAGTGATGATTTCGCCTCTGGTAGATCGTGATCGGAAGTATAACGTGACGTTTTTGCAGGATGAAAGTTCTGCCCAAGCCGGGGTGGATTTTGAGATGCCGGTGGAAGAACAGGTGATTGCGGCGAATGATTCGGTTGCTTATCTGAATGTTACCGTAACGAGAAACGAGGCTCTTAAAGGGAGTGTGCTAGCGGTTTTTGAGGTGCAGGGGTCAGATGATTTTATGCCGGGAATCGAAGCGAATCGGAAAGGACGGATTTTTATCACGAATCAATTAACTCGTCCGGGGTGGTGGAATGACTGGCACGAGGCGAACGGGTTGGGTACTTATTCGGACTTGAAATATCAAACTTTTATCCGGGAAATCGGGGTGACGGATATGACGTTAGAGGCCGACGGGGGAGAGATGAATTACTCGACGATGCGGGCTTACGTGCTGCAATTCAAATATTGGTTGCAAGAACATCCAACTGAAGATGAGGATGGTAGTTTGATGAAAGTGGCAATGAGAGGTTAATATTTAAAGATGAAGTTATGAAGAGATTATTTATATATATCAT
Proteins encoded in this region:
- a CDS encoding DUF4843 domain-containing protein, whose translation is MKILYVIIMMLFLGMMSCSEDNLKGYSSSNYIQFDKLSKDSTVFSFAYDETLESGTVALKLVMISPLVDRDRKYNVTFLQDESSAQAGVDFEMPVEEQVIAANDSVAYLNVTVTRNEALKGSVLAVFEVQGSDDFMPGIEANRKGRIFITNQLTRPGWWNDWHEANGLGTYSDLKYQTFIREIGVTDMTLEADGGEMNYSTMRAYVLQFKYWLQEHPTEDEDGSLMKVAMRG